The genomic window TTGGGACGCAGGTAGATCACGTTGGAATAGATCGGCAGACCGTGATGCTCAATAGCTCGTCCGATATATCCAGCCATGCGGCGCGGCATAGGTGGATTGGTGCTGTCGGTGGTTTGAAACTCGTTGTGGACTAATGCCTCCTCGCCGTCAATACGCACGCGAATCAGGCTATCGGTTTGGCGTGCTTCAACAGTGAGTTGCTCTGTGTCAATAACTGCAAGAACTTCAATGTCCTCGCGTCCGAGGGTGAAACCGGCGAAGTCGTCGGGATATTTCTGAATCAGGTGTTTAGAAATCGTATCAAATTCTGCCATGTAAGATGCCCTGGTCTGAAAGTTGATTGTATTTTACATAAACGCAACAGTCAGAACCCAAGCAAATATCAGGCCAAAAAATGAAATTATCACAGAATTGAGCGATAAATTGCATATAAGCATCTCATTATGCCTTCAATATGCTGTATTGCGGTCTTGTTCACAACTTGAATTTGTGGATTGCCTATTGAATCGGAGATGGAGGAGCGCAGGCATTGGAGGCAAAAGTGTATATTTTGAGCGATGTATGAGTGGTATGGTGAAAGAAATGTTCTTCTCATCCAGACCAATCTCGGGCAGCAATCCAACTTTTTTTACCCTCAAAGTCCTTGTGTCCTCAACATCAGTGTTTTATAATGTGTCTCCCCCTGACGAGACCCCAATCTAACCGCACAAAAACAAAANNNNNNNNNNAAAACAAAAGAGGCCGCGATGAACAACACCGCCACAATACACACCCGTGCCTGGGCGGGTGATGAAGCCCTCACCCTCACCTTTCCCGAAGGCTGGACAGTCGAAACCTTTGGACCAGAGGAATGCCCTCAAGTCACCGCAGACCAGATCCAAACCGCCTTTGACAACCCCATCGGCACACCGAGGATAGCGGAACTCGCCAAAGGGAAAAACAGCGCCGCAATCATCGTAGATGACCTGAGTCGCCCCACACCCGCTGCCGAACTCATCCCTTATGTCCTCAAAGAACTCGACACCGCTGGCATACCCAAAAATCAAATCCGCTTTGTCGTAGGCGGGGGATCTCACCGCCCAATCGACGCGGAGGAAATCGACAAAAAAGTAGGGGCTGATATCGCCCGCACCTATGAAGTCACGAATCACTATTTCATGGGCGGCGACCTGCGCGCCCTGGGCAGCCTGGACAGCGGCCTCCCCATTTACATCGACAGAGTTGTCGCAGACGCCGACCTCAAGCTCTGCGTTGGCGGAATTTATCCCCACGCCAACGTGGGTTTTGGCGGTGGCGCCAAACTCATCCTACCGGGCGTCTCGGGCTTTGCCACCATGTTCTACTTTCACACCTTTTACGCAAATCGGGGACACGCCAATATTGAACGACAGGGCGACGAACCAGACCATCGAGACGCCGCCGAAGCAGTCGCCAAAGTCCTGGGCCTCGATGCCGTCGTCAACGTAACACTCAACCGCAAACGCCAGATCACCGGTGTATTTGTGGGCGACTTCATCCAGGCGCAGCGCACCGGCGCCCGATTCGCGCTAAAAACCTACGCAACCCGGACACCCGAAACAGAGCCTGACCTCGTCATAGCCAACGCCTACCCCCTCGACTACGACCCCGTACAAACCGCCAAAGCACTCTGGCCGCTTCGGCTGTTCAAAAACGCGTACAAAGTCGCCATCAATCCCGCCACCGATGGAATCTGTCACCACGGACTATACGACGAAATAGACTACGCGCGGTTTTGCAAACAGAAATCCCAACAGCCCCAGCAAGAACTCCCCGAACCCAAAATCGAAGACCCGCACCAGACCCTGATGTGGTCTGAGAACTTTCCGGTTGACGAATTTTACAAACGCAATCCCGACGGCATTCTCTTCCGCGATTGGGACACGCTCCGCAACCAACTCATTGAAAAATTGCCCGATAATGCCCGGGTCGCTGTTTTTCCAAACGCAGCCATTCAAATTTCTGCAAAATAAAGGGTCAAAAACGCGGAATTTTGCTTTCATTCACGCGTCTATCATGCTATATTGAGCCGATGCAAATATGAAAAAAATCACGCAAGAGAACGGGGAGACGTAGGGACCGGGGGAGATCCTTGCCAATCCCTTGTTCTCTTGCGTTATTATATTGGAGGACGCCATGCTGAC from Gemmatimonadota bacterium includes these protein-coding regions:
- a CDS encoding lactate racemase domain-containing protein — protein: KTKEAAMNNTATIHTRAWAGDEALTLTFPEGWTVETFGPEECPQVTADQIQTAFDNPIGTPRIAELAKGKNSAAIIVDDLSRPTPAAELIPYVLKELDTAGIPKNQIRFVVGGGSHRPIDAEEIDKKVGADIARTYEVTNHYFMGGDLRALGSLDSGLPIYIDRVVADADLKLCVGGIYPHANVGFGGGAKLILPGVSGFATMFYFHTFYANRGHANIERQGDEPDHRDAAEAVAKVLGLDAVVNVTLNRKRQITGVFVGDFIQAQRTGARFALKTYATRTPETEPDLVIANAYPLDYDPVQTAKALWPLRLFKNAYKVAINPATDGICHHGLYDEIDYARFCKQKSQQPQQELPEPKIEDPHQTLMWSENFPVDEFYKRNPDGILFRDWDTLRNQLIEKLPDNARVAVFPNAAIQISAK